caactggctgccgcgcaacgggtagcgggttcgattcccgcacggaacaactctttgtgtgatccacaaattgttgtttcgagtctgggtgtggagtgtatgtgaacttgtatgtttgtaaacgcacccacgacacaggaggaaatcctagtgtggggcaacgtttaaaaaaaatatcctagtACCATTCATGAAGTGAGACATCGATGTAGTATAAATGTTGACATTATGTGTTATTATTGGTTCAGTTAACATCGTCTTGAAAATACCCGCTGCGCGTATACCTGCGTCACCAGACCGATGTCCAAAGCCACATGATACATCATGGTACAATTACACCGACCACCGACTGCCACTTACACTGGGCTCCACTCACTGATTCCACAAACAGTTGACTCACTCAACGCACAGATTTATTACTTCTAGGAAAccaaataaacatatttgtaggttAAAATATCTAACCGCCTATCAGGTGTAATATATTCTAGACAAGTTACAGCCTATTTGAACGGAATATTGATAGACTAGATGTTTCTAGaaaatatgtatagtataatatatatatacaagtTTGTGGGCCTGTGTGCGTGAAGCAAGCTCTTGAACTGATTAACAATTTctcatattttatgaattaaagtaaataagcaTCAATACTATGCAGTAGTTCTGTTAAAACAcgtgtaatattaaaatgaatgttttttaatatttaaacgatGCACGATGATGTAACGAAACTGAAATACCTAATCGTTATCTAATAGTTGTATTACTCCGCGGTATACGAAACTGATAAAGCAGACAATATTATGACTgtgatgataattattatattactagacTATGATTTATTATCTCTGTACTGATAACAATTAactgaacattaaaaaaatagcatacatttaaaaataaattaaatctaagGTAATTTatcgtattgttttattttaaacctagacgaaataattattatatactcataaaaaacaaagctactatttttaaataaaatcaataataaataatatttcatttaattaatttatctatatctaaaaaccaccaaataaaaaaacgcgaaataaaaaaccaaaataaaataacgaacAAAAAGAATCGCTGAGGACAGGATTCGAACCTGCGCGGGTAGAACCCATTGGATTTCAAGTCCAACTCCTTAACCACTCGGACACCTCAGCTGTGATAAAAGTCGTGAAATTGTAAATTAGATTCTATATACCGTTGGTTACAgagtataaacatttttattttgtttaaatcacGTTTATAAAGTAgttgaattatattattaatgtaacttTATAAATCGCACGCGCATTACTGCCTGACATTTTTAAccttatcaaattattatacaaaatatattataattagctATTGCCAATATACCCAGGTAACGTTAATTATTGTAGGTAACaataattacttaggtacttaatttctaaaacatttttattatccaAGGTTTGGTACTAGTTTTTAGTACAAAAactaacgaaataaaattatcgaGGACAAGTACTTAATTACGTCAAAAGACAAGTATTGtccactatacatataataatttctaCTTAATAAGTGAAGTTGATTGACGTCACAATGCACAATAACGTAAAAAATCAGCACAAATTTTAGTAAAGTATCGTTGaagtaaatatacctatacctacatctGTGTACGTATAATTATTTGATGTCTAACTTGCGTTAGGACGGGGGAGGGGAGGTTATAACTGAAACTTGTGAAAAATTATTGCTTCCTCCGTAAAAACTTGAGAATTGTTCGCACCCCTTATTGATTTTACATCAATTTGTGagagttttaatttatcgagCAGAGGGATTCTTGTTACAGGACTCCGCCCCTAATTTCTTGCTTTTGTTTTCCATTGAAAGCTGCTCCTTTTGTACTGTTATACTTTGTCACAACACAAATAAGTACTTCGGTAATTAAAGAACAAGAGCTTGGTGTAGCAATAAGCGTGGGTAGACagaatcgttttttttttctcttttattagCCAGTACGAACCACCATTCTACGGCATTTTCGTAATACTAGTTACGTAATTCGATTATGTAACATAACATTCTTATCTAAATAACTAtcttcataacatttttatcgtattttaatcatatttttacatGTCTCTACATTGGTAGAGAACATTATACGGCAAGATGTACAAATGTGGTAAATTGCACTCGTTATTATTGCAGGCGCCTGCGCTAGCAACATTTGACAATGTGCCAGGCGTACAGTTATACAGTACACGGTGCAGTGTAAAGCCAAGTGGTGCTGACTGCTGACTCACCGAGTGTACTCGCCGATGCATTTGTTTCGCGCTACTCAGAGGGTGCACTCCACTGACTTGCAGGGTTACCAAACTGTTATTTCTACGGATTTCAAGATAACTTCCTACTTGTaatctacataaattaattaattgacatgCACTGGGTAATTTAAGAATGATGAGAAACAAGCTTCcaataaagtcaaagcatttattccaatttaatcacatataagataacatttttaaccgacttcaaaaaaaggggtGTTCTTAGTTTCACCTGCATGTATgcgtgtatgtttgtgcgcgattatctcacaattggctgaaccgattttaatatggaaaagtatttgttacacttaggagcagATTTATAATTCGTATATTCGGTATATTAAACGACTTCAAAAAGAAGAGGTTAAAGTCGGtcttttaaacgtagtttactgaaaattattaattacatgaaTTAAACAAGACgccaaataaacaaaacatttagtaTTTCGAACAAACGACCCCGAATTTCGTCGAACATCTCGCAAGAACTAGGTTCAGTAGTAAAGCCCAACTCAGTGCACTCTGCACTTGtgtttgtttcatatttcaCACGTTTTAGCTTCGAATGGCGAACTGTGTGCACATTAGGCGCCCTCGTCTCTCTTTGCGTGCGTACCTACATATTCCTTTTAATGTGTACCAAAAGTGCACAACATTCCCTTTCCTTATAATAGGTGTAATGCCTgtctacattaaaaatataatagtaggTACTTCAAGATACgacaaaaatacaacaattttaaattataggtattttCAGGCCATAACTGCTGAAAAGTATActtgtacttaaattaaataccaCATTTTTATAGATGTAGTTAAGGCAATAATTGAAGTTATAGGTATTGAACAGTTGCATACATGTCCGCAATGCAATCGCGATGCCTCTTGTATTGCTGTTGTACTGGTGTATAGGTACATGGCCTACGGTGACTACGCAATTTTATAGGTATTAGGAAGAATAAAGCAGTCGGATTTTCATCTAGCAAAAAGTCACAGAAAAAGTATAATTAGCATTAGCATTTCCGGTGGTAATAACAGCAACTTAATCTGcggttttgttattattacctactgaATTGATGCTGtttgtttaatgatttttaCATCGTGCTCCAAACCtattcaaaaacataattttttgtCTTCGTCTTTTCcgaattttaatatgacaaGTAGAAAGGCATTTACTCTCCGACTTATCATAATAATTGTTGGCAAAGTGGGTACAACTTAAATTAGTGGCATTTAATGtacaattgtaataatattacagtTAAGTAGAACACCACTCCAGTCTTATCGTATACACTTATTAATGATAACAATTTCAACTGGGATTTTCttaggtaggtacgtatttCAGGCTCTATAATCAGATGTATATCTGCGTCATGAAATAacgtaaaaagaaaatgttcgtGATTCTTTACAAGCATTCTAAATATCTAAAACATTCCATAGAAACTAAATTTTACAaccattttacttttaaaatagatgtttaaattattgagctcttatatattatgcattagattactataaattaattattttatttgttaataaacgaagtcatttgaaaatattacttatgtaaAGTCCAATCAAAGTCTGCGTCGGAGTGTAACGGAACGTTGTTTTCATGATGGCAGGTGTGTCATTCATATGTTTtggttttttacataaatagtacgttataaaaatatcaaatgtttattaatctttataacaaaaaaaatagtaaatacaacAGTGACCGTGTGactgtgtgatgtgtatgtgacgCAGTTGCTGCAGTGGAGTGTGTTGCGCAGAATATGATAGATGGTAGTGGAGGGACGCGGGTGTTGTAAAATGCCTTGCGAAAGCTGCGCCGTGCAGTTCAGCATGTTCAAGCGTAAGCGAGCATGCAGCGAGTGCGAGAGGTTCTACTGCAGCAGCTGCTTGCGGCGAGGCGGCGGCGCCATGTGCGCGCCCTGCCGGGTGCTGTCCACCCGTCCGCTCACCAAACAGGCTATATCCCATTTGAAAGTGCGCGACGTACAGTGCTTCTTACAACGACAGAATGTCTCCACCAGGGGCTGCGTTGGTATGTCTTCCTGGAGCTCTATAACCCGCACTAGTTACAGACTACAGTAAGCTGATGAAAACAAATCCAATAAGAAATTGTAGTCACTTAACTTTACCAGTTGGTATGTTACTAGCTAGTCCTCAGAATTCTCACTGGCCCAGTAGACTGGGTCTTTAACCCTGCCTAAGCTGCTAGATAGGTATTTAGTGCTCTAAGCTACgattaaattaaactaagtcAGATTATGACTAAAATACtgcaatttataataattagataaagaaaagtaaatattgatttagaTATATTACCTACGTCCTTCACTTCGCCCAACTACTTGCTTGATTTCTACACAAACCACCACAAACGTTGGGAGTCCTCAACTCAACCTAGTGTTGGAAAATTCCAGGTCCATGCAATGGACAATGATTAGTTACTCAATCCTATGCcattgtaaaaaatgtatttgaaactACCACAATAATGTAAAACATAATCTATACATTATGATCCACGACAGCCTGCAAACTAATGACATGTCAATATACAGAAAAGGAGGAGTTGCTGAACTTGTGTGTGTCACACGTGAACAGCACTGCATACAGACGCCGGGGCTCGCGCACCGGTCCCAGCCCCTTCAGCTCACTGAAAGGATTTACAAGCAACATCAATGACTTCATCAACTCAGCATTTGACATCCGCAACAACCAGCAGCCAGCAGCACAGCCCGCCACTAGAGGATGTGCCAGTTAGTTGTATATCTTATTTTGCATTAATTACATTGTCTGTCTGCAAAGTGAAGATATTCTAGAACTTTGTCAAAAGATTACACACACATTAATTTTTTCCAAGattttatacattgtacaggatctttttgtaaattaagtaAACCTGTATTTTACCAGAATTAACTAGGTGAGGGATCATCCATTACATGGCATTATTATTGTCACCACATTGTTATTATCAATGTTTTACAAATACGATCCAGCTGAGTCATGAAAGTAAttctagaataaaatattatctaaaaagATATCATGATTAACTAATCATGTTATCTACtgtttcataaattatgtttttaatgctCTATGTCTGAGCTTGTTGGATATTACTTTCCAACTTATAAATGGGGTATTTTGTGCAAAACTCACACCACCTCTACTTATCCTGTTTGGaatgacataatattttcttttattttttctatatatcCTGCTCCAAATTATGAAAAACCCACCAAAAAAATCAGTTCAGCTGTTCTCAAAACTTGCACTTAGCCATACATTCAGAGAGTCATTTTATGGATTTATATTCATATCGGATCAtagatgtttgtttgtgtactaCCTGAGGACAAAAGAATGATAATGAGtaaaacaaactgaaaaaaatattcaaaaaatgtAGATAATACATGCATTTTTTCTCAGATTCAGCAGGTCATATTCAAATTTTCAGGCACTCAGccatattaatttatgaatatataggtatattatatttcactaatgaataatttatataaaaattgaattgtaaaatatttgtgaatGAATATTACAGGCAATTGCTTCAACTCTGCTCATGTGcacaataacataactggtgaagtTCCTTCCAACCGCCAGAGGCCACAAGGAGAACGATTTACAACTACACCAGGTATTGAAAACTATATTCTATGTACCGTacctgtataaaatatttacacttagCTTTACATTAGATATTTCAAGCTgaattatttactattgttaTTTGATTCATTGACTATACTTCattagaataaattatgttgtagtataatatgtgtatatttgtttaaaccAAGAAGTGTCCCGTGCAGGTGGAGAGCCCGACATTTGTGTACCCGTGCCAGAGTCGTCAGTGTCCCGCAGCGTGTCCGCGGAGAGCGCGCGCGTCGACACCGCCGACTGCTTTGAAATCGAAGACCTGGACGACACTGGCTGGGAGTTTGTCAACCGACCTGCCGATCCCTTGCCGAACGGTACTTTTTGTGAATCTTTTTTCTGATTATCTTGTTGAGGTCATGACATCGAATTATAACTGTTTCACTAAACAGGAACTTGGCAATAGAATAGCAGAAAAGCTTTTctacaaaataatgatattgaTGTTGAGCCAGACTCGGAGGTGTTGCTGAGTACGTCGGCCAGCTTCCAGCGGCGTGCTAGTGCTGGGGAGCGGGAACCGGAGCGGCCCGGGGAACGGGCAACTGCGCGGAAGACGGAACGACCAACCGAACAAAGGGCGGAGCGAAGCACAGAGCGACCAGCTGCCCACCGAGCGGAGCCCGAGGAGCGAGAGGTGGAGCGCGCCGCGTCCGAGCTGGAGCTGCGGCCGcccgcggcgcgcgcgcacgaCTCCGTCAGTCTGCACGACGCGCCGCTACTCGACCGGGACTCGCACAGCGGCCACGGTATGTGCCAGCACTCAGTGCCATATTTCTCCAGCTTCTTTGACATCTTCACACTTTGACAACACATTTATATTGTTAATCTCTTAGGTATTACGTAATACTAATTATGTACGAACTAAAATATAGCTGACAATATGGTTTTGGGCAGGTACACCTAAACATATAAGTTTAGAACAATTCAAGCGGCCGTCGGATCTAGACGTGCTGAACGTGAAGCAGCTGAAGGAACTGCTGGTGCGCAATCGCGTGGAGTACAGGGGCTGCCTCGAGAGGAAGGACCTGCTGGAGCGCGCCAAGACCCTGTGGAGGAACCACGCACAGTACTGCGACGGTGAGTAcccgggggcgcgggcggcgcggggcgcgcggtTGGTGGCGGGTAGTGACGTTGCGCGTGTTGCAGACGTGGACAAGCTGCCGGCGGAGGAGTGCTGCAAGATCTGCATGGCGGCGCCGCTGGAGTGCGTGCTGCTGGAGTGCGGGCACATCGCGGCCTGCACCAGCTGCGCCAAGCAGCTCGCCGAGTGCCCCATCTGCCGCCAGTACGTCGTGCGCGCCGTGCGCTTCTTCCGCTCCTGAGCCCTCGTTGTCGCGTTGCTTGATGTCGGATATAGAATAGAGACGTTACAATTATCCTTCCATGAAACCATAATACGTTATCACGTAACTAAAATTGCCATGGTCGTGATTTGCATGAATAAGAGATCTCCACAATATGCTTGCTGTTTATATTCCCGACGACACGTAGGTTTAGGATCCACATAGCGATGGCGTAGAACAGTAAATGGTGCTTTGTTGCAAACCAATACTAGCGCTGACTACTATTGGAGCGAGAGTTTCGCTGCAGTAGAGAAACTGTTGTAGTTTGTACGATGATATGTAATGGTCTGCCGTGCCCGAGTAACTCGGGCGCCGACCATCAAACAAACATAGTCGTGTTGCACGGTGCGCCGCACGTCGCACGCTATGCCAAAAGTACAGAACTGaacttgtaaatattgtaactgttaatatttttaccagTTTTCTACAAATGTAAACTGttgttatgtatattaaaattgtcGCTCTGGCCGTTGTAGCTGCAACACAATCGATCGTGTTTTGATATGTACCGTGATTTACTATTTATGAAGTAACTCAATGAACTATATTATCAATGTAAAGTTCCGAACGTAGTGCAGTATGGTGTAGTCATGAAACGCATACTGTGCACTCGATCCTCACGATATATTGATAGATGAAAGTCTAAATGTATTCATAGTTTCATAGTCCACATTTGCGAACATATTACATTATGTTATTGTATTTGTTATAGTAGTACATCGCAACTTAACGAACTAACAGGGCAGACTGTTCAGACAATAAGTCAAAGTCACTACTGAagatatttatcatttattgagCGTTCGCAGCTGTAGTTAGgtgtaaaaaattgtaaaattggtTAGAATTAGCTCAAAATTGTTTATACAAAACTCGGCTATAGTTGGCATGTAAATAGTCAATTTACATGTTGTGAGCCGACTGTTGGATTGGCTCGATTGTGTTACGCAGTCACATCTCATATTGTATCTTACAACAGATAATTTACAATCACGTTCTGGCCAGCTAAATTCCATCATAATCTGGCCATTCCATCGATCAACTCACAACATGCAGGCTCGACCGTCTCTCCCATCTGTGACCTCGTGTCGTGTAAACAAATCTGATCTTCTGCCGGAGGTCCCTGCTAACTATAGTGGCGtactgtttagttttatttattattatattgttattagtgAGATAGGAAACGCGGGCTGTGTAATGCTTCGAGTGATTCCTGCGGTGAGCCGCACGTTCGTGATCCAGTGTCGAACAATGTCACAAGCATTATGTTGTATTATGTCCATATTCGTATACTATGTCGGACGATATTGTTCACACGACCTCGTGGTCCAAATCATTATtcgtattcaatattttattcaagtaattgtttgtttttataatttaatattaaaaaaaatatatattgccTAAAAGGTTTAGTGACATGCTGGATCCGACTCCGGACTCGGTAATGGTGTAACTGTATGACTGAGGTCCatgaaatattgtttatgtttcgttgtattatttaagtacatgTACTATAATCAGCGCCATGTATCTTTGGAACGTTCCCCTACTTGAATGACATACTCGTGGTCGATATATTTACACCTCGTCTAGTGACGTGTATATACACGTCGCCAATAATTATGTGGAACGATGATATGTATGCTGGCACTCGTGTGGGTGCCTGCTATATGAGATATCGAGTCTCCAGCTTCAGTTATGTGTATATATAATATACGACGTACCGGTATATATACTTTAGTTTTAGCCCACTAACTACGACGAGAGTCTTCATTCGTATGGTACAACACGTGTCTCGCATAAATTCCTTACAAACATGAAACTCCCTAAATGTGTATATCTCAAGTTCAGGTAAAATAGCACCAGTCGTGAGTGGTGTCACCTGTcgcatattaaattaactgcaGTGGACACCCGCTCACATATATTGTCCTTATTCTAATACAGAACACAAGCTACAATCTGGAGTCGACTATTAGCCAAATTCTCGTTAGCTTTTCTCATTTCCATTTTCTCAAAAGTGAGAGACTTTTATCAAATTTTCTTACAAATAGCAGCTGTTAATTATCGCACGTCTTATTGCGCTTAAATATTAAACGAGTAGGTATTAACTTCCTACCTATATCTACTTTAATAAATTGATGTTTCTGGTTGTGACttggtaaattaaaaaataacgtaATTAATTACAGGGTATAGGAAATAGCTGAGAACTGTCGTCTTTGTGTAAATAGGTTTCTTGATTACTGTATTTAGGTAACTACAAACAACGCGTTATATTAATTTCAACGCAATCGTGTATAGTTTGTAAATTCAATCTCACCTTTTGCTTATTTCTTCTAATACATAAGGATGTCCAACACATGCCACGACGCGACAGCAAGCGATGTGTTCTGTTTAATTAAACGTCTCTTGTAACAACAACATATTTCCCTAGAGATATACTGTGTAGTGGCAGGTCTTGTATCATACGATGAAACTTTCTGGAAATACTATAAACGAAGTTCCgtgtaaatatgaatattttcaataaaattgtaacacaaTAGATAAGTTGAATACACGGTAAAgcctttattataattttattgcctTTACTCACACCTTTACCCCGAGATACTACTATATGGTGCAATATCCCTTCACTATACATGTGGAACCTTACAACGGGATTTGGGTTTCAATGAATACATCATATTGATTCCGAAGTACTAAAGGTTTCGTAAAATAGTAAGAGGTCTATTAGAGAGTAGGAAATATTTACTGAATGAATTGAATGGAATGGAGCATAAAGCAAAAATTGTTAAAAGAGGTAAACGTCAAGAATATAAGATTTCGTTGCATACAAGCTCTTATCGAATTGGAATGAAACTTAACacttgtaatttaaatatgcaACGCATGACTTAGATACAATTGCCCCAGGCAGTAGCGACGAatgagtaattaaataaatacaatacataaatagtaatttattgaGCAATAAAAATGCAATTCTACAACAATCTATTTAAATAGGTGACCAATTGGTTTGTTTGGAAAAGGAGAACAGTtgccataataattataatctccATCTGACATTGGAATTTCAACCATAAAGGTATaacagataaaattatttttcatctaTTTGTCCAGAATCGTCTTGTTCCTACTATAGTATAATATTGGGTTAGTCTCGGCCCACTGCGTGGGTCTCCTCGGGCGCGTCCACGCGTATGATGGATGCCGCGAGCGCGAAGTATCCCTCGTAGTGCACGTCGTCGGGCGTGGTGTCGTAGTGGTAGTGGCCGCCGTCGCCGTGCTCACTGAACCCGTGGAAGTGCTGCACGCGGAGGTCCAGGCCCTGGACACAATTCAACATGAAACGTGAACTTATGTCTCACACACGATATGGCGCCGCCCACAAACACCCGCAATACTAAAGGAGTTGTGAGTGCGCTGCCTTTTACAGATTATAGAGATTGGGCATTGTGAATACAAAGTTATATAAATGTAAGATAAAAAAACAGTTGAGGTCGACTGACATGGTCTCCCGTGACGAGAGTGCCGACGTGTGTGATGGGCGCGCGCATCTCGAAGAAGTGCAGCCAGTTGTCCACGTCAGCGTCCGTGCACAGCGCACTGCTGGAGAAGTCAGGCATCACGTGGAACTTCACCTTGCCAGCGCGAAGCATGAACAAGCCACCCAGACCTGACAGAGAAAACTAATTCTAAACACTTTGTAAGATAATTCGGTTTATTATTCAGGCATTATcttgcatattttaaataaaacattaagcaTTTCTTACTAACCGACAATTTTATCATCACCATAGTGGTTTTTGAGCGTCTCCCTGATGGCGGTAATGAAGTTGGATGGCCCGATGCGTTTCTTTGCTACTACTTTAATTACCTGAAATCACGTAAGTAAAGAAAAcgatttatataaacaaaatgcaAACAGGTTTATACTGTTGTTTATCTTCCACTGAGGGAAGAGACACAAACCTTGCCCGGCTTTCCCTCACTGAATAAATAGTTCCCCAGCAGCGCGGTCCTAGTCTCTGTGTTGGGCAGCCGCCGCTGCAGGTAGCCGCTCGTGCCCTTGGCCGCCCCCACTGGTTCTACAGACACGATGCGAGTACCTTGCTCTACGGAACCGTTGTGGATGCTCAAATTTATGATACcctagaaacaataaaatataaagcaaaacgTGTATGTTATACGGTCGTGTTTTGAAGAAAAGTCAGATGATTCTTCAGACCTCGCAGTTGACTCCGATGTGTGGCCAGGGCCCTGCGCCTGcgccggccagcagcgcgggGTCGCTGTTGAAGTGTCGCGCGAGTGCCGCCAGGTCGTATACCTTGTCGCGCTGCACCAGCGGCAACAAGTATGGCGGGCCACCGATCTCCACGAGCTTGGCATTGCCCGTCAGACCTAGAATATGATAAAGTTAAACTCGTCTTACGGCCAAAATTAATGACCGATCTCAATCTAAAATCggttggattaagatcggttttTGGCATtaattgaagtttttgtaaataaatccaCGGATTTTAGATTGAGATCAATTGAGAGAATTCAATTATAAAATGCAGATCATTAAGATAAAGgcaaatgatattatttttataactaagtaAGTTGTTATCTGTAGTTTCGTATTCGGTTTTATGTTTTCGTTCAAGTTTATATCTGCGCtgaaataactaataaaattcaGAAGTCAACTCATCTGATAGATAACAAATTATTGTCTCAGTTATCATGTATTTACTTGAGATATGAGCTGAGACTTGGAACAACAATATTAATAGgtcaatattatgtaattgttataatagttatattatgtatatgggCGCCAATAACTAGACTGGAAGAGTGATAATCCAGCATTTGTTGAACATTGTTAAATGTTATTACCTGGTGTAATGAGGTTGTACGGCGACTGGGTGAGGTCTGGAGTGTCGGCTACTGACACGCTGACTGTCTCGAACGTGCTGGTCAACCCCACGGACAGCACTGCCATCAAACATGATCCGTATTACAATATTCATATACAAGTCGGAAGTTAACCAAAGTGTGGTTAGGAAGCAAATTGACCAACTCACCATCCGCGATCTCCTGTAGCGGAGGCTGGAATAAAGGCTTCTCCTTGATGGGAACCTTACTGTAGTCGACCGACGTCATGCTGGAACATCAACTAATTCATTTTATCTCTATCATTTATTAggtatcataatatatttatgtgggTACTTCAGTATTGCAAACTGAACTGATTAACGCCAAAGTAATGTTTGTTGATAGTTACCTAACTTACCTCAATTGGTTgctatttaatttcatttgaaatcGATACTTCATGTAGTGAGTATATGATGAATCACGTTAAATCCGTCAACCAGTTACATTTACAGGTACATCTAGGTACTTATTGCAGTCTTATCCGGCGGGTGCGTCACAATCGATATATCAGACAATAAGAAGTAATAACAGCTGCAATTCATTAAACagctatttttaaatacttcttgtacattacctacatttttaaggAATTCCGAGACAATATTTTGAAGTAGCTAAAGTAGCTTACGGATTCAATAGAAGTCGGTAGTAGTAACAGCAGTAGTAAGTAGGTGTCAGTGTGACAGTTGGTTTACGAGCCATTGCTTTTACTCACCTCGGCGTGTTCAAGGTCGCCGCGTTCACCGCCACAACAAACACGCACGTCAACAATGTGTGTGACTGCATGGCGCTAACCTAACAGCTATATGTTACTACTGTATGTTGTACGTACGTTGCGGAGTAGTGTGGGGGACGAACTGCCGGGCTATTGGTGGCCGATGACCTGCAGTGACCTCCGGACGGCGCGGTAGAGGCCGGCGTGCGCGGCGTGCGACTGGCGCGGANNNNNNNNNNNNNNNNNNNNNNNNNNNNNNNNNNNNNNNNNNNNNNNNNNNNNNNNNNNNNNNNNNNNNNNNNNNNNNNNNNNNNNNNNNNNNNNNNNNNGTAC
This window of the Spodoptera frugiperda isolate SF20-4 chromosome 23, AGI-APGP_CSIRO_Sfru_2.0, whole genome shotgun sequence genome carries:
- the LOC118267334 gene encoding E3 ubiquitin-protein ligase rififylin yields the protein MVVEGRGCCKMPCESCAVQFSMFKRKRACSECERFYCSSCLRRGGGAMCAPCRVLSTRPLTKQAISHLKVRDVQCFLQRQNVSTRGCVEKEELLNLCVSHVNSTAYRRRGSRTGPSPFSSLKGFTSNINDFINSAFDIRNNQQPAAQPATRGCASNCFNSAHVHNNITGEVPSNRQRPQGERFTTTPGGEPDICVPVPESSVSRSVSAESARVDTADCFEIEDLDDTGWEFVNRPADPLPNDSEVLLSTSASFQRRASAGEREPERPGERATARKTERPTEQRAERSTERPAAHRAEPEEREVERAASELELRPPAARAHDSVSLHDAPLLDRDSHSGHGTPKHISLEQFKRPSDLDVLNVKQLKELLVRNRVEYRGCLERKDLLERAKTLWRNHAQYCDDVDKLPAEECCKICMAAPLECVLLECGHIAACTSCAKQLAECPICRQYVVRAVRFFRS
- the LOC118267335 gene encoding ester hydrolase C11orf54 homolog isoform X1, with amino-acid sequence MQSHTLLTCVFVVAVNAATLNTPSMTSVDYSKVPIKEKPLFQPPLQEIADVLSVGLTSTFETVSVSVADTPDLTQSPYNLITPGLTGNAKLVEIGGPPYLLPLVQRDKVYDLAALARHFNSDPALLAGAGAGPWPHIGVNCEGIINLSIHNGSVEQGTRIVSVEPVGAAKGTSGYLQRRLPNTETRTALLGNYLFSEGKPGKVIKVVAKKRIGPSNFITAIRETLKNHYGDDKIVGLGGLFMLRAGKVKFHVMPDFSSSALCTDADVDNWLHFFEMRAPITHVGTLVTGDHGLDLRVQHFHGFSEHGDGGHYHYDTTPDDVHYEGYFALAASIIRVDAPEETHAVGRD
- the LOC118267335 gene encoding ester hydrolase C11orf54 homolog isoform X2, which encodes MTSVDYSKVPIKEKPLFQPPLQEIADVLSVGLTSTFETVSVSVADTPDLTQSPYNLITPGLTGNAKLVEIGGPPYLLPLVQRDKVYDLAALARHFNSDPALLAGAGAGPWPHIGVNCEGIINLSIHNGSVEQGTRIVSVEPVGAAKGTSGYLQRRLPNTETRTALLGNYLFSEGKPGKVIKVVAKKRIGPSNFITAIRETLKNHYGDDKIVGLGGLFMLRAGKVKFHVMPDFSSSALCTDADVDNWLHFFEMRAPITHVGTLVTGDHGLDLRVQHFHGFSEHGDGGHYHYDTTPDDVHYEGYFALAASIIRVDAPEETHAVGRD